A single Anopheles maculipalpis chromosome 3RL, idAnoMacuDA_375_x, whole genome shotgun sequence DNA region contains:
- the LOC126561677 gene encoding translocation protein SEC63 homolog, with product MGGQKFQYDESGGTFFYFILSFLALILVPTTFYFWPRKKKEDPTTKEENCYCEGCVRKRITMEHSDPYKGTKELLVKLAIVAGWVLLAFLTYKVSQFDYEMSNFDPYEILGVPLGSSQKDIKKAYRTLSVILHPDKETGDEKAFMKLTKAYQALTDDEARKNWEKYGNPDGPGATSFGIALPSWIVEKENSVWVLGLYALVFMVALPIVVGTWWYRSIRYSGDKVLLDTTNMYWYFFHKTPHMAVKRVIMILAASFEFEKRHNNQVVERPSDNTEVPALIRELPYLNEKCKELPFARSYSLKARAILHAHLSRIALNPATLELDRQLIVRKCPYLIQEMVSCVSHLIMLAYARKIQRLPAIETIENCMKLSPMVIQGLRESEHPLMQLPHMTKELRAHLARKFNTRNLQQLAQLKPEQRRSALRSLNDEQYTNVVKVLGHLPLIDFSIKCEVVDDENSNVVTAGAIVTVTVELVRRSMSELFGDTTAKEKQGITESTENGDTGDGDADGELEATDDQKQEVKVKKPPGWQPKSSKGHKGKAKAAGAKPHNRKLAAAAAAAAAASAAAAAAAAAAAAAPQSTTQSATAAGEKTKSGKSSERKATGGGEEDDSADGDSGAESDNDASEAAADDDDEWEKFQQKINKREKLEGRSKVSHPVHCPLFPEEKHEYWWTYICDRKSHTLLTVPYHVTNLIHREEVQLKFTAPKWAGMYVFTVCLRSDSYIGMDQQLDLKLDVKDPAAIPTEHPQWDISESESDHNEMQANDSEFTTDSSDGEDEEARKRTD from the exons ATGGGTggccagaaatttcagtacgACGAGAGTGGTGGAACCTTCTTCTACTTTATACTCTCGTTTCTGGCACTGATCCTGGTGCCGACCACGTTCTACTTTTGgccaaggaagaaaaaggaag ATCCAACGACAAAGGAGGAAAACTGCTACTGCGAAGGATGCGTGCGAAAACGAATCACCATGGAACATTCCGACCCGTACAAGGGCACCAAGGAGCTGCTGGTGAAGCTAGCGATCGTGGCCGGTTGGGTGTTGCTCGCCTTCCTCACCTACAAGGTGTCCCAGTTCGATTACGAAATGTCCAACTTTGATCCGTACGAGATACTGGGCGTACCGCTCGGTTCCTCCCAGAAGGACATTAAGAAAGCGTATCGCACACTGTCCGTTATACTGCATCCGGATAAGGAAACGGGTGATGAAAAAGCATTCATGAAGCTGACAAAAGCGTATCAAGCGTTAACGGACGATGAGGCACGAAAGAACTGGGAAAAGTACGGCAATCCCGATGGTCCCGGTGCGACCTCGTTCGGCATTGCGCTGCCTTCCTGGATCGTTGAGAAGGAAAACTCGGTATGGGTGCTTGGGCTGTATGCGCTGGTGTTTATGGTTGCGTTGCCGATTGTGGTCGGTACGTGGTGGTATCGTTCGATTCGTTACAGCGGCGATAAGGTGCTGCTGGACACGACCAACATGTATTGGtactttttccacaaaacgCCCCACATGGCGGTTAAGCGTGTGATTATGATACTGGCGGCTAGTTTTGAGTTTGAAAAGCGACACAACAATCAGGTTGTTGAGCGACCGTCGGATAATACGGAGGTACCGGCGCTGATCCGTGAGTTGCCATATTTGAACGAGAAGTGTAAGGAATTACCGTTTGCGAGAAGTTACTCGCTGAAGGCACGTGCGATTCTGCATGCGCATCTTTCCCGGATCGCTTTAAACCCGGCAACGCTTGAGCTGGATCGTCAGCTGATCGTACGCAAGTGTCCGTATCTGATCCAGGAGATGGTGAGCTGCGTGAGTCACCTGATTATGCTGGCTTATGCGAGAAAGA TTCAGCGATTACCGGCAATTGAAACAATCGAAAATTGCATGAAACTTTCGCCGATGGTTATTCAGGGTTTGCGCGAATCAGAACACCCCCTAATGCAGCTACCCCACATGACGAAGGAACTGCGGGCCCATCTGGCCCGTAAATTCAACACGCGCAATCTACAACAGTTGGCTCAACTGAAGCCCGAACAGAGACGTTCCGCCCTTCGCAGCCTGAACGACGAGCAGTACACTAACGTGGTGAAGGTGCTTGGCCATCTTCCTCTAATTGATTTCAGCATCAAGTGTGAGGTGGTGGACGATGAAAATTCGAACGTTGTAACGGCCGGTGCAATCGTAACGGTCACGGTGGAACTGGTACGACGCAGCATGTCGGAATTGTTTGGTGACACAACGGCCAAGGAAAAGCAAGGAATTAC TGAAAGCACCGAAAACGGTGACACAGGTGATGGCGATGCGGACGGTGAGCTGGAAGCGACCGACGATCAGAAGCAGGAGGTGAAGGTGAAAAAGCCTCCCGGCTGGCAACCAAAATCCTCCAAGGGACACAAGGGCAAGGCTAAGGCGGCCGGTGCGAAACCACACAACCGGAAGCTGGCAGCAGCGGCCGCAGCGGCTGCAGCAgcaagtgctgctgctgctgcggcggcggcggcagctGCAGCGGCCCCTCAGTCAACGACCCAATCGGCAACAGCCGCGGGTGAGAAGACAAAG TCTGGTAAGAGTAGCGAGAGGAAAGCTACAGGTGGAGGTGAAGAGGATGATTCCGCAGACGGAGACAGCGGTGCCGAAAGCGACAATGATGCAAGCGAAGCAGcagcggatgatgatgatgagtggGAAAA ATTCcagcaaaaaattaacaaacgtGAAAAGCTGGAAGGACGATCGAAAGTGTCCCATCCCGTTCACTGTCCACTGTTTCCTGAG GAAAAGCATGAATACTGGTGGACGTACATCTGTGACCGAAAGTCGCACACGCTCCTAACCGTACCGTACCACGTGACCAACCTGATCCATCGCGAAGAAGTCCAGCTAAAGTTCACCGCACCAAAGTGGGCCGGCATGTACGTGTTTACCGTGTGTTTACGGTCTGATTCGTACATCGGCATGGACCAGCAGCTCGATCTGAAGCTGGACGTCAAGGATCCAGCCGCTATCCCGACCGAACATCCACAGTGGGACATTAGCGAATCGGAATCGGATCACAACGAGATGCAGGCGAACGATAGCGAATTCACCACCGACTCATCGGACGGCGAGGACGAGGAAGCGCGAAAACGAACGGACTGA
- the LOC126562137 gene encoding FK506-binding protein 5 yields MVVKVYISGMSGNKEVKKRQQRVTMIMESKHIEYTVIDITEPGQEAEKDFMQTNAQHKGCTISDPNPRHALPPQLFNDTEYCGDYDDFDMANEVDNLEVFLKLAAPAAPEPEHKNGDESAPPATAADDDEDENKENKTEDNGAAGDAAGAETTEDTNETAKDPPEETGDEMKADKEVPVEETTAVTGDEKGVLLENREENDEVQDEPTREVESSEPQVEEPEVKVETMEHSSEEVVSQDVEVTSNQQEDKSKYESDESSDEAPVSQESVEVKTNEETVVQSEDDRKVSEDTKADEQQEAVMEHEESNEEAVDPDPETVEETITNNGQHEELKEEAATNDGEMATTEDIEEPATNIVLKSEVNQTIPSSNQEPVNRFDEMEVEQNIQADEEESSSDSEESSEVDSQIENPTMESPRKEELSSESRSTTGEVKEPAAMEADAEDEELRRASAALAGKSEDAVEQIGMDEAEEEEEEADDEGLVEVAKEDEISSKLVDADDPMMAEQEQEE; encoded by the exons GTGAAGAAACGCCAGCAGCGGGTCACGATGATCATGGAAAGCAAGCACATAGAATACACCGTCATCGACATCACAGAGCCGGGCCAGGAGGCGGAAAAGGACTTTATGCAGACGAACGCCCAACACAAAGGATGCACGATCAGTGATCCGAACCCGCGGCACGCCCTACCCCCGCAACTGTTCAACGACACCGAGTACTGCGGTGACTACGACGACTTCGACATGGCCAACGAGGTGGACAATCTGGAGGTGTTTCTGAAGCTGGCGGCACCGGCGGCACCCGAGCCGGAGCATAAAAACGGCGACGAATCTGCCCCACCTGCCACCGCCGCCGATGACGATGAGGACgagaacaaagaaaacaagactGAAGACAACGGTGCTGCcggtgatgctgctggtgcggAGACGACCGAGGACACGAATGAG ACGGCAAAGGATCCTCCGGAAGAGACCGGAGACGAGATGAAAGCTGATAAGGAAGTCCCCGTTGAAGAAACGACTGCTGTTACAGGAGACGAAAAAGGTGTTCTTTTGGAGAATCGAGAAGAGAACGACGAGGTGCAAGACGAGCCTACGAGGGAGGTAGAAAGCAGCGAACCACAAGTGGAAGAACCGGAAGTAAAAGTTGAAACGATGGAGCATTCGAGTGAAGAAGTAGTCTCGCAAGATGTAGAAGTGACATCGAACCAGCAAGAGGACAAATCGAAGTACGAATCAGATGAATCGAGCGATGAAGCACCTGTAAGTCAAGAATCTGTTGAAGTAAAGACAAATGAAGAAACTGTTGTACAAAGCGAAGATGATCGTAAAGTTTCTGAAGATACAAAGGCAGATGAACAGCAAGAAGCTGTAATGGAACATGAGGAGAGTAATGAAGAAGCTGTGGATCCTGATCCCGAAACAGTGGAAGAAACGATCACGAACAACGGGCAGCATGAAGAGCTTAAGGAGGAGGCCGCTACGAATGATGGAGAAATGGCCACAACAGAAGACATTGAAGAACCGGCGACAAACATCGTCCTGAAAAGTGAGGTTAATCAAACTATACCTTCAAGTAATCAGGAGCCCGTGAATCGATTCGATGAGATGGAAGTCGAGCAGAACATTCAAGCGGATGAAGAAGAATCGTCTTCAGATAGTGAAGAGAGCTCGGAAGTTGATAGCCAAATAGAAAACCCCACTATGGAAAGCCCTCGAAAGGAAGAATTATCCTCGGAGTCTCGATCTACTACCGGCGAAGTTAAG GAACCGGCGGCAATGGAAGCGGATGCGGAGGATGAGGAACTCCGACGTGCTTCCGCAGCACTGGCGGGCAAGAGTGAGGACGCTGTAGAGCAGATCGGGATGGATGAGgcggaagaggaggaggaggaggcaGACGATGAAGGACTGGTGGAAGTTGCCAAAGAG GACGAAATCTCCAGCAAACTGGTTGACGCTGACGATCCCATGATGGCCGAACAGGAGCAGGAAGAATGA